The following proteins are encoded in a genomic region of Synechococcus sp. CBW1002:
- the psbM gene encoding photosystem II reaction center protein PsbM, giving the protein METNDLGFVASLLFVLVPAVFLIILYIQTSSRQGG; this is encoded by the coding sequence ATGGAAACCAACGATCTCGGTTTCGTCGCCAGCCTGCTGTTTGTTCTGGTGCCCGCGGTGTTTTTGATCATTCTTTACATCCAGACCAGCAGTCGTCAGGGCGGCTGA